TATTAGCATTTAAGTACAAAGAAGCTAGTAGATATTCTTTTAATACCTTTATTCCTAATTTACTTATAATCTGGAAGCCAGTTAGCGTATTTCATCgaaagcaaaataaaaaaccgttctgaatttttttcaatacagcTTTTTATATTTCAGAAAGAAATCTGAATCGGAAGAAAACAGCAGCGCCTCATCCAACTCTGATTCCGACACACGTCCACCTTTTCGGCATGCAAGTAGAAGTGTGTTATCTAGACTTGTCCAGTATACTTTTTACTCTGTGATAAATACAGGTGTGGTGATGGACCAAGGTGTGACGGCTGCTGCGGTATTATATTTACCCAttcttttcactttcaaatttttccaaactgTTGCTGTGACCACTTTTGactcatatttttcaaaaactaagATGTATAAAAGATTCaggatgaaaatgataaattttttctaagaAGCACAATTGGATTGGTACCGTAATAAAATCGTATACCTAATTTATATTGTCAAGATATTTCTGTCCGAATTGATAAAAGGAATGTTTATGCTTTCACAGCTTTGCAGATCATTTCTCGCTCTCTATCTAAAGCTAGACGAAAGCAACGTTCATTCGAGTCTGGTTGATTCATGGGATAGAGCAGGGTAAGGTTCTGATAATAATTAACCTGTTTGTATGCTAACGAGTGAACAGTTTCAAGTTTTGTAACAACATACAACGACAGAACAATTTGGTATTGCCAGTATGTATGATACATAATACGTATGATTGAAATCcctcaaataaaaaaactatgCTTATAACctgatattatttttgttcccATTTAAATTCCTATTTATCAATACTCAAATATGGTGTTCCTTGCATTCAAATAGTTGAATATCACCTGTTTTTATCACACTAGCAGCGCTTCTATCGATTCACAGTAACTGAAGTCATGCCTGTTCTATCAGATCTCTTAAGCGATATTGAGGGGTTAttatatgttttattttcattctagACAGAAGATAACAGTGTTGAAAGGGTATAATCACAAACACCTCGTATACCTGGCAAAGAAAGTACGTCATGTAGCTGTTGAATCAAACACTTTATACAGAACAACTGGTCAGGCCAGAGTAATGCTGGTACTAACAGCGTTTGGCCGAGAGGAAGATATGGAAGAAGCATTTGACGATCTGTGTTACTTACATTGACGTCCATGTAAACAACTTGATTTGTCGGCATAGATGTAGCGGGCAACTTCACTGCCACAACGTGACATATCTCTTTGACCGTGTGTGGCTTATACTGTGTGTCAAGTCATTAGAAGCTATGTTACTTATTTAAAGAGCCTCAAAGTCGTTTTGGACAGAAATTCAAGTctaacaaatattttgaataaataataacgaatCAATACAGGGTTGCACATATCACGGTTTATAAATTCGTctctgtttttgtttttcctagTTTTTCTTACCGCAACGTAAACGCAACAGCTGAAGTATATCTTGTTCTAACACTAGTCTTTCAAGCATTACGAATTCACAGCAGCGAATCCGTATACGTACCTAACCATTTGTCGCTCAAGTAGAGCTAAGTaactaattttaatattatcaaGTTGTTGTCAAATATGCGTACTTATACTTATGCATAGACGGTATCACGTACAGAGTCGGGAGCTTTTCTACGCTTGTTTGCATCGTTGATGGgaaaata
The Neodiprion lecontei isolate iyNeoLeco1 chromosome 3, iyNeoLeco1.1, whole genome shotgun sequence DNA segment above includes these coding regions:
- the LOC107218162 gene encoding uncharacterized protein LOC107218162; the encoded protein is MSKKLKRTRHGTDWLSDTLSTIKKLLSDSRESLSIDDFCRADNLLLTDNNGKRTRSVVPVSPNDCQTTNTHTSKSQKQPTRCSSSNEWKNSTGSRRRLRSCQRKKSESEENSSASSNSDSDTRPPFRHASRSVLSRLVQYTFYSVINTGVVMDQGVTAAALCRSFLALYLKLDESNVHSSLVDSWDRAGQKITVLKGYNHKHLVYLAKKVRHVAVESNTLYRTTGQARVMLVLTAFGREEDMEEAFDDLCYLH